The stretch of DNA CAGTACCTGGATTACCTGAATGCGCTCTTGCATGGTCAGCTGGGCACCTCGACCTCGGAATACCCCACGCCTGTTGCTCAGATCCTCTCTCAAAGCCTGCCCTGGACAATCGGCCTGGTGGGAACAGCGCTGGTGCTCAGCTTTATTATCGGTACACTGCTCGGGGTGCTTTTCGCCTGGCGCCGTGACTCCTGGTACGATACGACGCTGCCGCCCACTCTGACTTTCCTCTCCGCTGTCCCTTACTTCTGGATGGCGCTGGCTCTCCTTTATGTTTTTGGCATGATGCTGGGCTGGTTCCCTACCAGCGATGCCTATGATCTGAGCAATTTCCCCAATGGGCCGGAGTGGAGCCTTGATTTCATTGGCAGTCTGGTGCAACATGCGGCCTTGCCAGTGATCACCCTGATTATCGGGTCGCTGGCCCAGTGGGTGCTGATGATGCGTAATGCGATGGTGACCACGCTCTCGGAGGATTACCTGTTGATGGCCCAGGCCAAGGGACTCTCGACCCCGCGCGTGGTCTTTGCCTACGCGGCCCGCAACGCGGTCTTACCCAGCATCACAAGCTTCTCCATTTCGCTGGGCCTGGTGGTCAGCGGCTCCCTGCTGACGGAAATCGTCTTCAATTATCCGGGCATTGGCTACCACCTGTTCCGCGGTGCCTCGGAAAGCGATTACGCTCTGATTGAAGGCGGTTTCCTGGTCCTGGCGCTGACGGTGCTGGCGGCGAATTTCCTGGCTGAGCTGGTTTATAGCACGCTTGATCCGCGCATTCGACACGGGAGGGCATAGCGATGCAAGTGACCAATCTGGGAGAGACCCCAGTCGATACGGTGGCCTTGGTCGAGCAGGCTGAGCAACGTCATCGCGGGCCATTGCTGAATGCTCTGCGCCTGCTTTCTCGCAACCCCAAGATTGCGGCGGGCCTGGCGATCTTGCTGCTCTTTGTGCTGATGGCCCTGGCGGCTCCTCTGCTAACGCCTTATCCACCGGACGGGCCGAAGAGTCAGGTGGCTCACGGCGCGCAGCCGCCCAGTCAGGAGCACATTCTGGGGACTACAAGCCTGGGGCAGGATATGTTTTCGCAGATTGCCTATGGGGCCCGCGTCTCGCTGCTGATTGGCTTTGTGGCCGCTACCGGCTCCACTGCCCTGCAGGTGATTTTTGGCCTCAGTTCCGCCTACTTCGGGGGCCTGATCGATGAGGTGCTCTCGCTGCTGATCAATATCTTCCTGGTGCTGCCTGGCCTGCCACTGGCCATTG from Thermogemmatispora onikobensis encodes:
- a CDS encoding ABC transporter permease, giving the protein MRYLLRRAGFYLIALWAAITFNFIIPRLMPGDPLQNYIAKLRNQGMSQATIAALRKEFGGDPSVPLWHQYLDYLNALLHGQLGTSTSEYPTPVAQILSQSLPWTIGLVGTALVLSFIIGTLLGVLFAWRRDSWYDTTLPPTLTFLSAVPYFWMALALLYVFGMMLGWFPTSDAYDLSNFPNGPEWSLDFIGSLVQHAALPVITLIIGSLAQWVLMMRNAMVTTLSEDYLLMAQAKGLSTPRVVFAYAARNAVLPSITSFSISLGLVVSGSLLTEIVFNYPGIGYHLFRGASESDYALIEGGFLVLALTVLAANFLAELVYSTLDPRIRHGRA